The DNA sequence CAGATGTAGTTATAATTCTTAATCAAAGGATAATGCACCATTATAGAGAATCGGATTAAGAATAAAGACATCAATAATCCTCATTATTTTGCCTGACCTTGTTTTGCTTTGTATCTTCATCATCGAATAGTGTAGCAAGCTCTTCTAAAGTCTTCCCTTTTGTTTCTCTCACAACAAAATAAGCAAAAATTGCAGCTAAAACCATGACTCCAGACAGAATAAAAAACGTTCCTGCAAATGATATCTTCTTTGAAATACTAAGAAATGACATCGATACAGCTCCGCTAACCACCCGATTCACCGACACAGCCAAGCTCGAACCCTGGGCTCGGAGCCTCATCGGGAAAATCTCCGACGAGTAAACCCAAGTAATAGGCCCAAGCCCAATCGAGAAGAATGATACATCAGCACAAACAGCCACTACACAGAGGGCAATAGCCCATACAGGTTTATGATCCGAAGCCTCAAGAAATCTTGAGCCTAAGCCCAACCCAGCTAAAGAAATTGCCATCCCAATTGTGCCCAATAATAATAAGGGCCTCCTTCCAAACCTGTCCAGAAACAATGCTGATACCAAAACAAAAGAAGTTTTAGCAATCCCCATAATGATAGTAACCACCACAAGCATTTTCTTCTTCCGAATTCCAGCAGCCTTGAAAACGGCTGGCGTATAATAAACCACTGCATCATTTCCTGATGCTTGCATaaagaagttgattccaattgcgGCGATCAACATTCTTCGAACCGCTGGCGTTGGTCTTAGAAGCTCCCTCCAAACACCTTCACCATTCCATTCACTAGCTGACTTTGCATGACCAGGACTATCACCTGTTGCTGACATCATCTCCTCAAGTCTCATGTTAGCCTCTTCCTTAGAATCACATGTTCTTAACAAAACATCCCGCGCTTCATCTGACCGTCCTTTCATAACTAACCATCGTGGAGACTCAGGCATGTTAAACACTCCAACAGCCACAACTACTGCAGGCACAGCCGAGAGACCTAGCATTAGTCTCCAATTAATATTCACCGGTAAACCAGAGAATG is a window from the Daucus carota subsp. sativus chromosome 8, DH1 v3.0, whole genome shotgun sequence genome containing:
- the LOC108199008 gene encoding polyol transporter 5, encoding MDQDSVGRVNIPVDQTAPADPNDDLDADSLIYKIKGFNRYALACAILASTNSVLLGYDIGVMSGAVLYLKDDIKISTAQVEILVGSLNVCSLIGALASGKTSDWIGRRYTIVLSAITFLLGAILMGLAPSFPFLMAGRVIAGIGVGYSLMIAPVYTAEVSPAMTRGFLTSLPEVFINVGILLGFICNYAFSGLPVNINWRLMLGLSAVPAVVVAVGVFNMPESPRWLVMKGRSDEARDVLLRTCDSKEEANMRLEEMMSATGDSPGHAKSASEWNGEGVWRELLRPTPAVRRMLIAAIGINFFMQASGNDAVVYYTPAVFKAAGIRKKKMLVVVTIIMGIAKTSFVLVSALFLDRFGRRPLLLLGTIGMAISLAGLGLGSRFLEASDHKPVWAIALCVVAVCADVSFFSIGLGPITWVYSSEIFPMRLRAQGSSLAVSVNRVVSGAVSMSFLSISKKISFAGTFFILSGVMVLAAIFAYFVVRETKGKTLEELATLFDDEDTKQNKVRQNNEDY